Within the Onychostoma macrolepis isolate SWU-2019 chromosome 14, ASM1243209v1, whole genome shotgun sequence genome, the region CATTGATTACTGTTCAAGAAAGAATAGGCAAATAACATTGTTTGTTTCTGGGTTCATTTTTCAAATGGTGGctaaaaaaccttttttttttttcttttgatgaaATGAGATTCAGTCTTGTCAGTTGTGTGAAATAAAACAGTTGATATTTTCAGGGATTTTTGTGTTTGCAGTTCTATAAAACATACCAACAGAAtggaataattaatttatttctacCAGTTACAGTTACCAACTTTGACAATATATACAAAACTGTCAGTTTACAGTTAACCGCATCATGGTGAGCTAAAACGTCCACTGGTTGTTATTCCAACATGATCCTTTGTCTTTTGACACATTCCTTTGACGGACGTTGTATATAAATTTCTTCCAAATGTTACAATTAGATCAAACCTGAAATATGCAAAGCCACTTTATGTAATTACACTTCAAGCTCATATCAGACATGATATGAGGACTTTCTGCACCTTAGGCACATCAGAAGGACTCTCAAGTCTTTAAAAGCTTTAGCCCTGAAAGTTAAGTAAAGTGATTCTGAACTTGTGCGATGTGCCCAATAATAAAAACGATATGTAATACTGAAATCACATGCCGTTGTAGGCTGGTCCTCCACTGCCTTCAGGCACAACCCAGTTGATGTTCTGGCTAGGGTCTTTGATATCACAGGTCTTACAGTGGACGCAGTTCTGTGCGTTGATCTGTAATCTCATGCCATCGCCCGTCTCCACAGGAACATATTCGTATACACCTGTGGGACAGCAGGGACAAAATGTCTAAACACTAGCAGCTTGTTCACCAGATGTTTTCATCAGCCTCAAGCATGTTAAGCTCGTTGATATTGTATTGTCAGGTGCATCTAAAAGGTTGAGTCTCTATTCCTAAATGCAGCAGAAACGCTAAGAGCATTAGTTACATACCAGCAGGACAGAACCTCTGCTCAGGGCCGTCGTAAATCCCAAGGTTTTGGGCCACGGGAACACTGTCATCTTTCAGCGTCAGATGGGGCGGCTGGTCATGCTCATGATTGGTCCCGCTCAAGGCTACAGATGACAACAGATCAAAGCTGATCTTCCCATCGGGCTTCGGATACTCGATGGTTGTACAGTCCTTAGCCGGCTTCAGCTGAGCAGAGTCTAAACCTAcagtaaattaatttgtttagaaaTAAAGATACAAATGAATTGTAACAGATGTCAAGTGCCCACTGCTGTAGTGAACCGAGTAGTAGCCTTGCATAGCAACATGTCTGACTATTAGCATGCAGTCTGGCCCACACCGAAGCTAATTCTGTCTAAGAACTGCCTGCTCAGCCAGGAAGGGGCCCTCTGGCTAACCACAGTTAGTTCGTTACATTTAGCAGGTGAATCTGAAATGAGACAAAACTCTGAAATGAATTCAGAAATGAGAACAAAGAAGAATATACAATTGTGCTCAAGTTGTGCTTACGTTGTTTACTTGCTACTACGTTGTGTTAAATAGGAATTAGAAACCTCCGAAAGTTTAAAATTTTTTGGACAAAGTAAGGTTTCGGACAATATtgtaacatttgtttttcaacAAAAGTGATATTGATAAGGAACAACACAAACTATGAATAATATAGTCTAAAAACCCATGTTGCCTTGGGCATTTCAAATCTTTTGGAAGGAAAAGActatttacattcattcacttAGCATTTggcagtatttattttatttcaaatgtctGATTGCATGCCCTTCTAGTTCTTTCTCAGagttaatatacagtatgtaattgTAAATAGTACTTTTCAAACAACACCTTTTTTCCAGCAGATAAAAACCCAATTTGAAACTGATTTCGCCCAGCATTTTCCATCTATAGAAGCATCAGAAAGGACTAAAATTCACTCGTTAATGGacattaatgacattaattcAACTCTTCAGtgtaattcattaattcatgtGCATATACCatctattaaataaaataaatataaatacactgCACTGACTTTATAGCTCAGAATTTGCATCTATTTGCAATGTTTGATTTAAATGAAAAGCATTTGTTATAAACAAGCAAACATTTCATAACGTGTTTCTTTGTTCTTACCATTATGCTTTAGAGTCCATGGTTCTTTTCCTCTCAAAATCCAGTAGAATATCCCGGTGTACACCATCCCTCCGTAGAGACCAAAATAGCTATGGAAAGATGGTCTGATGTTCCTCACAGAATACAACTCCTTCCAGATCCAGGACTTTTTAAAAGCTTCTTCATATTCAGGAATATAAAGACCTAACAGAGTGCaaaaagaacataaaaacaTTCTCTGTCTAGGATACATGGACACCTTTAATATACTGCCCTGTGAGTTACACTTCAGCTAATTTGCAAAGATGTCTGGGATTGCTACCTGCTGTTTCTGACTGCAGATTCTCATCTGTGATTTTGCTGAAGGCACTCTCGGCCGCCAGCATGCCACTCTTCATGGCTGTGTGTGTGCCTTTGATCTTGGGCACGTTCATGAAGCCTGGACTGCACCCTATCAGCATGCCACCTGGGAAGGTCAGTTTAGGAATCGACTGAAGGGGAGATCACAAATGAGAGAAGTTCATCAAGAGAAAACAGAAGAATATATACATTGAGAATTTCAAGTCGCTGACATGCCTGGACACCTCCTTCATTGAGGGCTCTGGCTCCATATGCTATCCTGTTGCCACCCTCCAAGGTTGACATTACAGAGGGGTGATGTTTCCAACGCTGGAATTCCCTGAACGGGCTCAGATAGGGATTAGTGTAGTCCAAACCTACCTGaggagacacacacaaacatatctGCAGATGACCATAATAGAATAACTGCGCTGACTGTTTGCAAAGCTCCACCCTCCTTGCTTACTGTCGCCAGCTAAGATGAGCCCCAATTTGATCTGGCCCAAATACCCTACTAATCCAATGGCTGAGGTtgggaaattttttttaatgtttgtcaaatgtttgtaaaaatacagtaataattgtaatttattcctatgatggcacatgatccttcagaaatcattctaatattgccgttttggtgctcaagaaacattttttattattattattattgttgaaaacagttgagctacttaatattttttgtggaaaccgtgagaccttttttttaggattctttgatgaatataaaattacttaaaataaaagccTTTTGTAACACTATGATTGTCTTACTgtcatctttgctgaataaaagtattacttctttaaaagaaaaaagaaaatcttactgaccccagacttttgaacagtaatgtatttTCACACAGCGTATCTCAAAATTGCAATGCCTGTGCTAACAGCTCAGCAAGCAAATGAACTGTATTTAAGGGACAAACAATTCAGAGCAATCATGAGATTTGATTTAGTTCTGTCAATCAAATGCTGCACTGTATCTCCACACAACTGTGACCAATCAGACTGAGTACCATCCCGGGCCATGACGACATTGGATAATAGCCCGTCATCACTGCCGAACTCCTCAAGACGTCTGGAATTGAGACTATTTTCTATGAATCACAAGCATTCCGTGAAATGCCTCTTTAAAAAgtgattggaaaaaaaaaatgtcattttgataTGCTACATTATCAACAGGATGAGTGAATGTCCTCATGACAGACCCTGACCAGGAACAACTTCAAAAGTTGAAAGCCTTTTCACACTCGTTTTAGCTCATGAAAGAACATGATGAAAGAGGTCAATAATATCTATACAGATCAAAGCATCCTGACAAAGACATCAATCCAGAACATTCTGCTTTAAGATTAAGGCTTCAAAGAGGACTTTTGCAAATCCAATGAAACACTTCAATCAGAGTTCCACCCAAAATGTTCAGGAATAAGATGACTTACAACAAATCCCAGGGCCACCAATGGTTCTCCCTCATTGAGGTGGTACAGGAAGGAGCCTCCGTACGTGTTCCTGTTTAGAGGCCAGCCAACCGAGTGCTCTGCCCGTCCTGGGTGCCACTTCTTCTCATCAATGACCCAAAGCTAGAAGAAAgcactgttttatgttttgttttgtattcatCAGTTCATAAAAATTGCATCAAGCTTTTAAATGAAAGCAATGACTCCAAACATGAAAATGAACTAGCTGATTTCACTACAAACGTTGTCACTTAAAGGGAAACAGCGACATCAAATTGAACATAGAAATATTTATGCAAGTTTAAAGCATCAAAGCAAGAGGGGTTTTGTACCTCTTTGAGACCGATAGCGTATGTCTGCGGTTCACAGTTCTCCCTGAGATTAAACTGCTTGTAGAGTTGCTTGGCCAAGTGTCCGTGACAGCCTTCACCAAACAAAGTGACCTTAGCGTGGAGCTCCATGCCTCTCTCAAACACATCCTGGGGGAGTTCAACAGATTGAAATGTGGTGGTAATAGAACACAATATGCCATCTGCATAGCAGAATCACTTTGCCCACAGTtacccttttattttttctcactGCAATCGTTCACTGTAGTTCACAGAAGTCATTTGGCCTTGGTGTGAACATTCAGCAGACGGTTTTAGATTATAATTAttcttatataaaaataaaaaatgtgttttaaatggtGCATGTGTATTTAGGGCATTTGCATATTCTGCACTGGAAGGTATATTGACATATAAAACCTTTGGAGAGCCATCTTTAGCAATGCCAACATCATTGGTTGCAATTCCCTTCACGCTTCCGTCCTCATGAAACAGCacctgtgtaaaaaaaaaaaaagagagagagagagagcgaaaaAGACAGGTTGACAAGAGTTTGTCAACTGTAATGTGACAAAAGTAATGTCACTAACTTTTTATCTTGTAATTGTGACTCACCATAGGAATTCATGTGATGTCATAACTGAACATTTTTGAGTCTCAAGATTACAACTTCATATCTCATCATGTGacgttttttttaacttttatcaACAGCAACTTACAGAATGTATTATGCATTTCCCTGCCTCTTAACCAATTAACTTTCTTTATTCCATgatttttcagttgtttttgattactattttttttttaaataatttaatagaaaatgcACTCGTAGAGTGTCATTTCAAGGCAATCTAAGGAGGAACTACAGAAATGTTTACATCACATAAATTTCTATGAccttttaaaattgtatacatTTCCATGACATTTGTGATGAACTATTTTAAAATtccaattttaatattttgaaaatttattTCCAAATTTTCTATGACCGTGGGAACCATGCTTACTACAGAAACAGCAGTCCTGAAGTTAAATAAATTCCAGGTTATAGTGTGCTAATCATCTCGTGGGGCTTGAACCTACAACCTTTTGGTTACCAATCCAGAGCTTTAATAAGTACAGCACATCGCTCACAATACAAATTACAAGTACAGAAAGAAGGtctaattaaaataatggttaATTGCATCATTAATAAATGTGTTCAGATAAGGAAGGCATTCTGACCTCAGCTGCTGCGTAGCCTGGATACAGCTCCACTCCCATCTCCTCCGCCTGCTCCCCAAGCCAGCGCACAAAATGCCCCAGACGAACTAGGTAGTTTCCATGGTTATTCATTGGAAGTCCTGTGTTCacaaattgcatttaaatgcattcatgtaaCTGAACCAGTcttaaaaagctttaaaagtTTGTATAGGTTacaaaaccactcagaacactgCGACACAAgtagaccttttttttttcttccattatGTAATTCTCATTGTGTGAAGTTCTATAACTCTCCAAAATGGCCTTATGCAATAGCAATAACCTACCTGGTAATATTGGAACAGGAATGCggtatttttctgtcaaaatggAAAACTTGTCCTCTGTAACTGGAGTGTTCAGTGGAGCCTGTTAGACATGAATCAAAACCAGTGTCATGGTCATCATTGGTTCGTGTGTCAACACAATCAGAAAATGCTTATCAATAACATGACAGTAAATCAGAATGCCAACATATTTCCCATATTTTTACAGCTATTTTTGATTATGAATTATGTAAAATAGGAATATAGTATTTACAATAGTCTTTGTTGTGTGTTAACAGATCCTAAGTGGGGTAAAGaattgcatgtgtgtgtttgtttgtaccCCTCTCTCCTTCCAGTCTGGAATAAGCTCACTGAGTGCAGTGGGCTCTAGACAGGCTCCAGATAACGTGTGAGCTCCGATCTGAGATGCCTTCTCCACCACACAAACCCGCAGCTCCTTCTCATGCTGACTGGCCAGCTGCTTCAGCCGGATGGCTGCTGACAGGCCGGCTGGACCGCCACCAACGATGACAACGTCTGCCTCATCAGCGAAGCGCTCCATTTCCACCCCTGAACATATGAAAACAGACAATCACAGAGTCGCTGACAATTATCTGAGCCTGTTTTGTGATACAAAAATCACCCAGTGCCGTTAAATGCAAAATCTAATTCTGGATTTAGTCTAAAAATACAAGGTTTATGAAATGTCAACTCAGCTACCAATGGCTAATATAATGGGTATTAATGTAGAGATAAATAGCAgctaatttataatttatacatattaaatgtaaatgagagTCAAATCAGTCTAAGCAAGCTGATGATTTTCAGTGACATGCTATATTTAGTCAGACAGGCTATCCTTTAGTTATTCTGAAGTTCAGTAAAGTCTTGAAAagcaaatattttacagtacaacttTCAGTAACAagttcattatatatatatatattttttttttttaacaagtcaattaaaaatatctacAGTGCaaagcaatatttatttatgaagcaCATTTCAAAAATCAATGCTGACCTAAGTGAAATTCAGAAATCAAACTACAAGAagtgcaaaacacacacaaaagaatAGTGTAAAGAAAAAAGATCAAACCAGTGGTCAAAGGAACATTGAAGGACAGTGAGAATAAGTATGTCATTACAGCAGACTTGAAAATGGAAATAGAGGGAGTTAATCTGATATGGAGTGGTAtggtatttaatattataaatcatatatatatatatatatatatatatatatatatagatagatagatagatagatagatagatagatatagatatatacataaataatgtaagtgtcatttataatatttactatgaatacatacattaaatataatatagttCTTATCTCATGCTACATATCACATACACATggataattatttattatttgtatactaTACACAAATACACGCACTCATTCTCTTGTAAATTACCAGGTTTTGCTGTAAATAAAATCCAGAATCTGAATTTCTCTCTGTCCTATCCAATCAAAATGTGTTGGCTCTCACCTCTAAAGAGGATAAAGTGATGAAATAACAATGTAGCACAGAACTGACCTTCCCATCGTGGGTCCTTATCTCTGGGGCACACTGTGTAATGTGTGGTAATTCGTGGCACAGTGGAGGAGGAACTCCGTGTGGAGTACACCTGAGGAGCGACATGCTCCGCTTGAACCGCCTTCAGTGCACCTACACACCTCCGtgctgcaaaaacaaaaaagtcaaAACAATTAGGTCACACAAAACACAGACAAGATCATTCTCATACAGCTACATATTAACTTCATATCGGATTAACAAAAAGTTTAGTATTACAAacacactgtgtatatatactgtctATAGTGCATGTAAGTATATCAATAAAGTTGCTCCAAACTAAATGGATCAACTTTATATAACAGGATAAGCTGTTACAAAATCCTCCCTTAAGTAACAGGCCAACTAAGGTAACTTACTCTGTTAAAAGAGGCAAGCAGACTTGTAAGCACTACTTGTttgcttacaaaaaaaaacagtttcatgtatatatttaatgcatGAACGCGTTATTAAGTATTCATCTCTCAGACACAAGGACACATACACTGACAGATATTCGAGTGACCTTTACCCTACTTTCCCTTTGACTTAAACAGCTGCAAGATACTGTTTGCTAGCTAAACGGATAAACCTACAGTTAAACGCATAATTCGTCTAAACATGGTTAATAACAACTTAGTAGGACAATATATATACTCTCAGGTGTGTAGAATCAAAGGTTTACAACGTTTGTTAGCGTATTGGCTACACGTCAGTGAAAGTGTGACAGTACCTTGGAGGGAATATCTACAGGCTGGAAACATGTATGGAGCTTATTGTGCGGCCGTGACTCTGGTCAAGTGCTTCCCGTGGTTTTCCAGGTTGAGTGTGGACAAACAAATACCACTCTGGTTTACCCTGTTACAAAATATGTGTCATAACAAACTCAGCGCGTCTGTTGCGCAGCTCCGAATGACGTCACAAAAACGCGccgggaaaagaaaaaaaaaaacacttgcgaATGACTGCTGATCATAAACTCATGCGGATAAGAGTTACCCGGTGTCCGTGATAGCGAGGGGCAACTGTCATTCAGTTTAGCTGTCAGGAAACTTTTATTACTTTCGGCTGTAGGGGACGCTCTGCAATCTGGGATTAGAGATAGAGTACACCTATACAGgcaattactaaaataaatgaaaatgttaaaataataataataataaattattattattattagttaaaatgctaaaaatgtaaatttatgcaaagtgacttacaaaagAGAAACAAAGAAATCTGTGAAAGAGTCAACAATATTCGTATTACACAATGGGCAGGTTTATTAGATAGCTAATGGAAGGCAAGCTACAGAAAATGAGAgatgtttgattgattgattgattgattgattgattgagtgagtgagtgagtgtatAGGTTAATAGTGTGGGGGTGATTTTGTACTTGTGGAAAAGGTCTTCAGCTGCTTTATCTTGAAGGATGTGATGATTTTAACAGTTCGGGTGGAGGTTGGCAGCTCATTCCACCAGTAGCTCCTcgctgcagaacaaaagatccagggggcggggttggatccacatccagggggtggagatgggtaggttggAGATTGAGGTCTCTGCAGAGCAAAAGTGGGTGTTTGTGAATTGCTGGGCGTTTTCAAACTGCTGGgtgtttctaaatcatgcaaTCAAAATGATCCCCCTGACCTAACctcacccctaaacctaccgtcaCTATGACGTCAGCCAATCAAGTAACATGGTCAAAAAACGCCCCGATCTGGTAACTCCCATTACTTTGCTGCAGAGACCTATACTTGGTAGGTTTAgataaatgtaaggtgggaggagttggatctagatccaaccacaccccctggatcttgtgttgaatttttatttgaagGAAAAGGATATAATTCCTTTATAAAGACTTTCCGGATAGCAATATTGGGTAAATTTAGGTTAGTAAGAGAAACTCCATTCATCAAAAGCTGAGGAAGACAAggttttacattattttgagATAAGTTACAAGACATCTGAATTATAGATTGTGGGATAGCTTTGGTGATGTTATCATACTGTTTTCTgccatataaattaaatttgtatcTAAAAGTTTCAAaagacatatgtgaccctgggccacaaaaccttaagtgtcaatttttcgaaattttccattgatgtatggtttgttaggatcggacaatatttacgccgagatacaactatttgaaaatctggaatctgagggtgcaaaaaaatctaaacactgagaaaatcacctttaaagttgtccaaattaaattattagcaatgcatatttctaatcaaaaatgacgtttttatacatttacggtaagaaatttacaaaatatcttcatggaacatgatctttacttaatgtcctaatgatttttggcataaaagaaaaatttataattttgacgcatacaatgtatttttggctattgctacaaatataatcca harbors:
- the etfdh gene encoding electron transfer flavoprotein-ubiquinone oxidoreductase, mitochondrial, producing the protein MFPACRYSLQARRCVGALKAVQAEHVAPQVYSTRSSSSTVPRITTHYTVCPRDKDPRWEGVEMERFADEADVVIVGGGPAGLSAAIRLKQLASQHEKELRVCVVEKASQIGAHTLSGACLEPTALSELIPDWKERGAPLNTPVTEDKFSILTEKYRIPVPILPGLPMNNHGNYLVRLGHFVRWLGEQAEEMGVELYPGYAAAEVLFHEDGSVKGIATNDVGIAKDGSPKDVFERGMELHAKVTLFGEGCHGHLAKQLYKQFNLRENCEPQTYAIGLKELWVIDEKKWHPGRAEHSVGWPLNRNTYGGSFLYHLNEGEPLVALGFVVGLDYTNPYLSPFREFQRWKHHPSVMSTLEGGNRIAYGARALNEGGVQSIPKLTFPGGMLIGCSPGFMNVPKIKGTHTAMKSGMLAAESAFSKITDENLQSETAGLYIPEYEEAFKKSWIWKELYSVRNIRPSFHSYFGLYGGMVYTGIFYWILRGKEPWTLKHNGLDSAQLKPAKDCTTIEYPKPDGKISFDLLSSVALSGTNHEHDQPPHLTLKDDSVPVAQNLGIYDGPEQRFCPAGVYEYVPVETGDGMRLQINAQNCVHCKTCDIKDPSQNINWVVPEGSGGPAYNGM